The Apodemus sylvaticus chromosome 22, mApoSyl1.1, whole genome shotgun sequence genome includes a region encoding these proteins:
- the Tfip11 gene encoding tuftelin-interacting protein 11, which translates to MSLSHLYRDGEGHLDDDDDERENFEITDWDLQNEFNPNRQRHWQTKEEATYGVWAERDSDEERPSFGGKRARDYSAPVNFISAGLKKGAAEEVDSEDSDADEKPVKQEDFPKDVGPKKLKTGGNFKPSQKGFAGGTKSFMDFGSWERHTKGIGQKLLQKMGYVPGRGLGKNAQGIINPIEAKQRKGKGAVGAYGSERTTQSLQDFPVADSEEEAEEEFQKELSQWRKDPSGSKKKPKYSYKTVEELKAKGRVSKKLTAPQKELSQVKVIDMTGREQKVYYSYSQISHKHSVPDEGVPLLAQLPPTAGKDAKVPGFALPELEHNLQLLIERTEQEIIQSDRQLQYERDMVVSLSHELEKTAEVLAHEERVISNLSKVLALVEECERRMQPHGADPLTLDECARIFETLQDKYYEEYRLADRADLAVAIVYPLVKDYFKDWHPLEDGSYGTQIISKWKSLLENDQLLSHSSQDLSSDAFHRLMWEVWMPFVRNVVAQWQPRNCEPMVDFLDSWAHIIPVWILDNILDQLIFPKLQKEVDNWNPLTDTVPIHSWIHPWLPLMQARLEPLYSPVRSKLASALQKWHPSDASAKLILQPWKEVLTPGSWEAFMLRNIVPKLGMCLGELVINPHQQHMDAFYWVMDWEGMISVSSLVGLLEKHFFPKWLQVLCSWLSNSPNYEEITKWYLGWKSMFSDQVLAHPSVKDKFNEALDIMNRAVSSNVGAYMQPGARENIAYLTHTERRKDFQYEAMQERREAENMAQRGIGVAASSVPMNFKDLIETKAEEHNIVFMPVIGKRHEGKQLYTFGRIVIYIDRGVVFVQGEKTWVPTSLQSLIDMAK; encoded by the exons ATGTCTCTGTCCCACTTGTACCGGGATGGGGAAGGCCACcttgatgatgacgatgatgaacGTGAGAACTTCGAGATCACTGACTGGGATCTCCAGAATGAGTTCAACCCCAACCGGCAGCGTCATTGGCAAACTAAGGAGGAGGCCACCTACGGGGTGTGGGCTGAGCGTGACTCGGATGAGGAGAGGCCCAGCTTTGGAGGCAAAAG GGCCCGAGACTATTCTGCACCCGTCAACTTCATCAGTGCGGGGCTCAAGAAAGGGGCGGCCGAGGAAGTGGACTCAGAGGACTCTGATGCCGACGAGAAGCCTGTTAAACAGGAAGACTTCCCGAAGGATGTAGGACCAAAGAAGTTAAAAACG GGTGGCAATTTTAAGCCCAGCCAGAAAGGCTTTGCAGGAGGAACCAAGTCCTTCATGGACTTTGGCAGCTGGGAGAGACACACGAAAGGGATCGGGCAGAAGCTGCTACAGAAGATGGGCTACGTCCCTGGGCGGGGCTTAGGGAAGAACGCACAGG GTATCATCAACCCCATTGAAGCCAAACAGAGGAAAGGCAAGGGAGCTGTGGGGGCCTACGGCTCGGAGAGGACCACTCAGTCTCTGCAGGACTTCCCCGTGGCCGACTCggaagaggaggctgaggag gagtTCCAGAAGGAGCTGAGCCAGTGGAGGAAAGACCCCAGCGGGAGCAAGAAGAAGCCAAAGTACTCTTACAAGACTGTGGAGGAGCTGAAGGCCAAAGGCAGGGTCAGCAAAAAGCTCACAGCGCCTCAGAAGGAGCTTTCTCAGGTCAAG GTGATCGACATGACAGGCCGGGAGCAGAAGGTGTACTACAGCTATAGCCAAATCAGCCACAAGCACAGTGTGCCTGACGAAGGTGTTCCGCTGCTGGCGCAGCTGCCTCCCACGGCTGGCAAGGACGCCAAGGTGCCGGGCTTCGCACTGCCCGAGCTGGAGCACAACCTGCAGCTGCTCATCGAGCGAACGGAGCAGGAAATCATCCAGAGTGACCGGCAGCTGCAGTATGAGCGGGACATGGTGGTCAGCCTGTCGCACGAGCTGGAGAAGACAGCCGAGGTGCTCGCCCACGAGGAGCGTGTCATCTCCAACCTCAGCAAGGTGCTGGCACTGGTGGAGGAGTGCGAGCGCCGCATGCAGCCCCATGGCGCCGACCCCCTCACACTGGACGAGTGTGCTCGCATCTTTGAGACGCTGCAGGACAAGTACTATGAGGAATACCGGCTAGCCGACCGCGCGGACCTCGCTGTGGCCATCGTGTACCCACTCGTGAAGGACTACTTCAAGGATTGGCACCCTCTCGAG GATGGCAGCTACGGCACCCAGATCATCTCCAAGTGGAAGAGCCTCCTGGAGAACGACCAGCTGCTGTCCCACAGCAGCCAGGACCTGTCCTCAGACGCCTTCCACAG GCTCATGTGGGAGGTCTGGATGCCTTTCGTTCGGAATGTTGTCGCCCAGTGGCAGCCGAGGAACTGCGAGCCGATGGTGGACTTCCTGGACAGCTGGGCACACATCATCCCTGTGTGGATCCTGGACAACATCCTGGACCAGCTCATCTTCCCTAAGCTGCAGAAGGAG GTGGACAATTGGAACCCCCTGACAGACACCGTCCCGATCCACTCGTGGATCCACCCGTGGCTGCCCCTCATGCAGGCCCGCCTGGAGCCGCTCTACTCCCCTGTCCGCAGCAAGCTGGCCAGCGCACTGCAGAAATGGCATCCCAGCGACGCCTCAGCCAAGCTCATCCTGCAGCCCTGGAAAGAGGTCCTCACCCCGGGGTCCTGGGAAGCCTTCATGCTCAGGAACATCGTGCCCAAGCTGG GCATGTGCCTGGGGGAGCTTGTCATCAACCCCCACCAGCAGCACATGGACGCCTTCTACTGGGTGATGGACTGGGAGGGGATGATCTCCGTCTCCAGCCTGGTGGGCTTGCTGGAGAAGCACTTCTTCCCCAAGTGGCTTCAG GTGCTGTGTTCCTGGCTCAGTAATAGTCCCAATTACGAGGAGATCACCAAGTGGTACCTGGGCTGGAAGTCCATGTTCTCAGACCAGGTGCTGGCCCACCCTTCTGTCAAGGACAAGTTCAACGAAGCGCTGGACATCATGAACAGGGCTGTGTCCTCCAATGTTG GTGCCTACATGCAGCCAGGTGCAAGGGAGAACATTGCCTACCTCACCCACACAGAGCGCAGGAAGGACTTCCAGTACGAGGCCATGCAGGAGCGCCGGGAGGCTGAGAACATGGCACAGAGGGGCATCGGTGTGGCTGCCAGCTCTGTGCCCATGAACTTTAAGGACCTCATTGAGACCAAGGCAGAGGAGCACAACATCGTGTTCATGCCCGTCATTGGCAAGCGGCATGAGGGCAAGCAGCTCTACACTTTCGGCCGCATCGTCATCTACATTGACCGAGGTGTGGTGTTTGTGCAGGGTGAGAAGACATGGGTGCCCACCTCCCTGCAGAGCCTCATCGACATGGCCAAGTAG